The Microbacterium luteum genome includes a region encoding these proteins:
- a CDS encoding DUF2190 family protein, which produces MADYLPRHTPGTAVTRTASAAVTGGRLVVASGADTVAHAGADAANVVGVAGFDAANGEAVTVYTRPTGVHPLVASAAIAAGAQVISAATGKVATIGAGENPIGIALTAASADNDVIDVQFV; this is translated from the coding sequence ATGGCCGACTACCTGCCCCGGCACACTCCGGGAACCGCTGTCACCCGCACCGCTTCGGCGGCTGTCACGGGTGGTCGTCTCGTCGTCGCCTCGGGCGCCGACACCGTCGCACACGCTGGTGCCGATGCGGCAAACGTGGTCGGGGTCGCCGGCTTCGACGCCGCGAACGGCGAAGCCGTGACGGTCTACACCCGCCCCACGGGTGTGCACCCCCTGGTCGCCTCCGCGGCGATCGCAGCGGGCGCTCAGGTGATCTCCGCCGCCACCGGCAAGGTCGCAACCATCGGTGCCGGCGAGAACCCGATCGGGATCGCGCTGACCGCCGCCTCCGCCGACAACGACGTCATCGACGTCCAGTTCGTCTGA
- a CDS encoding phage tail terminator protein — protein sequence MNDDDLTILICETLGHMPGWNWWETATPYPVDEVGIHYGDLPADGPDQAIGVSVYDAQDPLHLSWRNVQLRIRGKQRDKRSADKLGSFAFIAMQRLSRVGGISDTSRISFAPLGADGNAREERTENYIIILDNPEVTAS from the coding sequence ATGAACGACGACGACCTCACCATCCTCATCTGCGAGACCCTCGGCCACATGCCCGGGTGGAACTGGTGGGAAACCGCCACGCCCTACCCGGTCGACGAGGTCGGCATCCACTACGGCGACCTCCCCGCCGACGGTCCAGACCAGGCCATCGGGGTCAGCGTCTACGACGCACAAGACCCCCTCCATCTCTCATGGCGGAACGTGCAGCTTCGCATCCGCGGCAAACAGCGGGATAAGCGAAGCGCCGACAAGCTCGGCTCCTTCGCGTTCATCGCCATGCAACGGCTCTCCCGGGTGGGAGGGATCAGCGACACCAGTCGCATCTCATTCGCTCCTCTCGGAGCGGACGGCAACGCCCGCGAAGAGCGGACCGAGAACTACATCATCATCCTCGACAACCCGGAGGTAACAGCATCATGA
- a CDS encoding phage tail tube protein, which yields MTTAVPLPAGTTLGKSFEYGVDINLGTTGSPDWQSIRRISGVQPTYTPTTQDVQTYDDLGAQNSDVTGWSWSLAFNVQVNRSLSTGLYLPEIEALLARASDPDAKGEAAVAEFRWYHKPETGEPNPNDARQGIGTISVSRTNVGPNGEVENLTVTITGKGTFAKIANPFAGWSVTAPTISTAAPLNGGDGDLITLIGSSFLGTTGVTVDSDPAEYNVVNGATIVIALPVGDAGNVPIVVTNATGASSAFTYARAA from the coding sequence ATGACCACGGCAGTTCCCCTTCCCGCCGGCACGACGCTCGGAAAGAGCTTCGAGTACGGCGTCGACATCAACCTCGGCACCACCGGCTCGCCGGACTGGCAGTCGATCCGTCGCATCAGTGGCGTCCAGCCGACGTACACCCCGACCACGCAGGACGTGCAGACCTACGATGACCTCGGCGCGCAGAACAGCGACGTCACCGGCTGGTCGTGGAGCCTCGCGTTCAACGTGCAGGTCAACCGCAGCCTGTCGACCGGCCTGTACCTGCCGGAGATCGAAGCGCTCCTCGCGCGCGCATCGGACCCCGACGCGAAGGGTGAGGCGGCGGTCGCGGAGTTCCGCTGGTACCACAAGCCGGAAACCGGCGAGCCGAACCCGAACGACGCCCGGCAGGGCATCGGCACGATCTCTGTGTCACGCACCAATGTCGGCCCGAACGGCGAGGTCGAGAACCTCACCGTCACCATCACCGGCAAGGGCACGTTCGCGAAGATCGCGAACCCGTTCGCGGGCTGGTCGGTCACCGCACCGACCATCTCCACCGCGGCACCGCTCAACGGCGGCGACGGCGACCTGATCACCCTGATCGGCTCGTCGTTCCTCGGCACCACGGGTGTCACCGTGGACAGCGACCCGGCGGAGTACAACGTGGTCAACGGAGCCACGATCGTCATCGCGCTGCCTGTCGGCGACGCCGGCAACGTGCCCATCGTGGTGACCAACGCGACCGGCGCATCGTCCGCGTTCACCTACGCGCGCGCAGCCTGA
- a CDS encoding DUF7426 family protein, with product MGHVDFTDWAVQDLVLPYKGKQYRVPAPSVRRAPLILASALRGEINLGYARDETGAPITEVPEEVQELLDTIGDTHPGLTDEVYAQMVADDLPVVTIDRMAYYAVFYWARGREYADRLAALMWTPRELPEEEQPAPKD from the coding sequence GTGGGACACGTCGACTTCACCGACTGGGCCGTGCAAGATCTGGTATTGCCGTACAAGGGAAAGCAGTACCGTGTGCCGGCGCCTTCCGTCCGCCGAGCTCCTCTGATCCTCGCGTCGGCGCTTCGCGGTGAGATCAATCTGGGGTACGCCCGGGACGAGACGGGCGCGCCGATCACCGAAGTGCCCGAAGAGGTGCAGGAGTTGCTCGACACCATCGGCGACACTCACCCCGGCCTGACTGACGAGGTATACGCCCAGATGGTCGCCGACGACCTGCCTGTGGTGACCATCGACCGGATGGCGTACTACGCGGTCTTCTACTGGGCGCGAGGGCGCGAGTACGCTGACCGGCTCGCCGCTCTCATGTGGACGCCGCGTGAGCTTCCCGAGGAGGAGCAGCCAGCCCCAAAAGACTGA